The following are from one region of the Tenacibaculum dicentrarchi genome:
- the mce gene encoding methylmalonyl-CoA epimerase yields MDKIEHIGIAVKNLAESNTLFTALLGKPPYKTEKVDSESVKTSFFKTGKNKIELLEATNPESPIAKFIAKKGEGIHHIAFAVADIKSEIKRLKKEGFTLLNETPKKGADNKLVAFLHPKTTNGVLIELCQEIG; encoded by the coding sequence ATGGATAAAATAGAACATATTGGTATTGCGGTAAAAAATTTAGCCGAATCGAATACATTATTTACTGCTCTTTTAGGAAAGCCTCCCTATAAAACCGAAAAAGTAGATAGTGAAAGCGTAAAAACATCGTTTTTTAAAACAGGTAAAAATAAAATTGAACTCCTTGAAGCTACAAACCCCGAAAGTCCTATTGCTAAATTTATAGCAAAAAAAGGCGAAGGAATACATCATATCGCTTTTGCAGTTGCCGATATAAAATCAGAAATAAAACGCCTAAAAAAAGAAGGTTTTACCCTATTAAATGAAACACCCAAAAAAGGCGCAGACAATAAATTAGTCGCTTTTTTACATCCTAAAACAACAAATGGAGTTTTAATTGAGTTATGTCAAGAAATCGGATAA
- the rbfA gene encoding 30S ribosome-binding factor RbfA, with amino-acid sequence MEETNRQRKIAGVLQLDLVDVLQRAAQNGMKGVIISVSKVSVTADLGVAKIYLSVFPSDKRDEIVQGVISNTPLIRHELAKRTRNQLRRMPELLFFGDDSLDYIEEIDKSLKGDDVDPIQNPDVLPRRQKR; translated from the coding sequence ATGGAAGAAACGAACAGACAACGAAAAATTGCAGGAGTATTGCAATTAGATTTGGTAGATGTGTTACAGCGTGCGGCACAAAATGGAATGAAAGGAGTAATTATATCGGTATCTAAAGTTTCAGTAACTGCCGATTTAGGAGTCGCTAAAATATATTTAAGCGTTTTTCCTTCTGATAAAAGAGATGAAATTGTACAAGGTGTAATTTCTAACACGCCGTTAATTCGTCATGAATTAGCAAAACGTACTAGAAATCAATTAAGAAGAATGCCAGAATTATTATTTTTTGGTGATGATAGTTTAGATTATATTGAAGAAATTGATAAGTCTTTAAAAGGTGATGATGTAGATCCTATTCAAAACCCAGATGTATTGCCACGTCGTCAAAAACGTTAA